The Actinoplanes sp. N902-109 genomic interval ACCATGACGGCCACCGTCACCAACCCCGGCCCGTCCGACGCCGTCGGCGCCACCGCGACGGTGACCGCGCCGACCAACAGCACCTTCGGCGCGCTGTCCGGCCCGGTCGCCACCGACTGCACGGCCGCCGGCACCACCACGCTGAGCTGCCGCTTCGACCAGATCGCGGGGACGGCGCGGACCTGGACCATCCCGGTGGTCGTCAGCGCCACGGCCGGCTTCGGCGACGTGGTCGGCACCGGCTGCGTCACCGTCACCGGCGGGGTCCGCGCCTGCGGCGACACCGCGACCGTGTCCGAGCAGGCCTCCGACCGGCCGGTCAGCACCACCGCCACGGTCACCCTGACCCCCGGCACCATCCCGGCCGGCACCTCGGGCACCGCCAGCATCGCCCTGACCTCGACGGTCGACCAGCCCGACCTGACCCTGGCGGTCCCGCTCGCCGGTCTGCCCACCGGCATGACCGTCGACGGCGCGTCCCTGGGCGACACCGACTGCACCGTCAGCGCCACGACCATCACCTGCGCCGACATCGCGCTGATCGGCAACCAGACGGTCACCGTGGAGATCGCCGTGACGGCCGCCGCCACGGTCGCCGCCGGCGCCACCTGGACCGCTACGGACGTGCGGCTGTTCAACCCCGACACGCCCGCGGACTACAAGTCGGCCACCGGGACCCTGGTCACCACCACGGCCCCGGACTACACGGTCACCGCCGCCGTCGGCACCCCGTCGATCCCCCGGCCGGCGCCCGGCCAGACCACGGTCCTGCCGATCACCCTGACCAACAGCGGGCCGCAGGACGCCAACCCGTACACCGCGTCCTTCGTCCTGCCGACCGGCACCAGCCACGGCCCGCTGCCGACCGGCTGCGCCGAGGGTGCCACCGCGCGGATCGTGACCTGCACGGTCGCGCTGGCCGCCGGAGAGTCCAGCGAGTTCGACCTGCCGCTGGTCGTCGACAGCGACGCGGCCATCGGCTCCACCATCAGCGGCGGCTGCTTCGACGGCAGCGGCAACGGCACCTGCGGTTCGGCCGACGACCTGGCCCTGCCCAGCCTGACGGTCAGCGCGCCGACGGTCGACCTCGACATCGACTACAGCAACCCGAGGCCGTCCACCGCCAAGGGCGCGACGGTGCTGCTGCGGCTGCCCTACAGCAACAACGGCTCGCAGAGCGCGGACGACGTCAGCTTCCTGATCGACCCGCCGGCGGGCACCACGCTGACCAGGGCGGCAGTCCTGCTGGACGCCTCGGCCGCGGACTTCACCGCCACCGCCACCGCCACCGACACGGTCGACATCGACTGCGAACCGGCCCCCGACGTGGACGCCAACGCGGCGCGCTGCACCGGTCCGGAAGCCGCTGTCGGAGCCAGCAGCGAGCTGTGGCTCTACCTGGCGATCGCCAAGACGGCCCGGGCGGGCACCTACCCCGTCGCGGTGACCATCAGCACGACCAGCCCGGAGGGCAACACCGTCAACAACACCGCGACGGCCCAGCTCACCATCACCGGCGCCACCGACGAGCCGGGCAACTCGGACAACGGCACCGGCGACGACGGTACGGATGACGGCGGCACGGATGACAGCAGCGCCGGGTCCGGCAGCACGGGCGGCTCCGGCGGCACCGGCCTGGCCAAGACCGGCCAGGACCTCACCGGCCTGATCCTGCTCGCCGTTCTGATGATCATCGGAGGCGGCGCGGCCCGGGTCGCCACCCGCAACCGCCGTAGCCGCTGACCGTGGCCTGACCGAGGTCCGGGCCTCAGCGCCCGGGCGGTGGCGGCGGTGTGACCGGGCCGATCCTGCGCAACGGCAGGCCGGTGGCGTCGGTGGGCGGTCCGGCCGGTCGCCATGGACGCCGCCCGGACGGGATCGGCACCAGCGGCACCACCCGGTCCGGCTCGGCCACCGTCCGTTCGGTGATGGCGACGCCGAATGCGGCGTGCATCAGCGCGATGCCCCAGTGACAACCGGTTGCCCCGGCCAGCGCCCCTGGGTCGACGCCGAGCCGGTCGAGCACCACCCCGGCCCGCGGTGGCTCCGCCACGGCCACGACCCGGCCGTGTTCGGCATAGCCCAGCACCAGCAAGCCGTCCCCCAGGCGGGCCCAGGACAGCGCCCTCCCGCGCGCCGACAGCCGCTGCAGCACCTCAGGACGGACACCCTCCGCGCCGTCCGTCTCGGTGAACACCCGGCCCGACACCCCCAGCGTCATCCCGGCCGGCCGGTCGGTGCCGCCGATCGCCCGCACCGCCTCGTCAGGACCGATGCCGTCGACCACCGTCACGCACAGCAGCGGGTAACGCTCGGTCCAGCTCACGCCAGCAGCCGGGCGAGGGTGGTCACCACGCCGTGGTCACGGTGCGACGGCGCCTGGAACCGGGCCCGGCGGGTCACCTCGGGGTGCGCGCCCGCCATGGCGAACGACCACTCGGCCGCGTCCAGCATCTCCAGGTCGTTGAGGTAGTCGCCGAACGCGGCGGTCTGTGCCGGGCTGATCCCGAGCGCGTCCTGCAACCGGCGCACCGCGGCGCCCTTGTCGGCGGTGGCGCTCATCAGGTCGATCCAGTGCGGGCCGGACACCACCACCCGGTGCGCAGCGGACCGGAACCGGGCCAGGTGCGGTGCGAGGTCCCGCTCGGCGTCACCGAAGTCGTACACCGCGAGCTTGAGCACCTCGTCATCGACCGCGAGGAGATCCGGCACCGCCTCCAGGGCGGCGTAGTACTTGCTCGCCTCGGCCAGGAAAGCCTCATCGCCACGCTCGACATAGGCGGACCGCTTGCCACACACGACCACCCCGAGGTCGGCCGGCACCGCGCGAAGGGCCGGCAGCACATCCCGTACGACATCGGGGCCGAGCGGGTCCGAACTGATCTCCACCCCGTCCCGGACGACATAGGCACCGTTCTCGGCGATGAACGGCATGCCCGCGGCGGCACCGGTGAACTCGCGGGCCAAGGTCGCATACTGCCGCCCGCTGGCCGGTACGAACAGCACCCCGCGCTCGCGCATGACCGCCAGCAGCGGCCACAGCCCGGCGGGCACCCGCCCGTGCTCGTCGAGCAGCGTGCCATCCATGTCCGCCACCACCAGCCGAAGATCAACCGCAGCAGCCACCGTCGCCGTCATGGCGCCGAACGCTACCGACGCGGGGCACGCCCTTCCGCCCGCCGCCCGCAAAGGTGAGCGACACCGCACACCCCGTAGAGCATCCTAGGTTGCTGGGATGAAAGTCGGCAGGTATGTGCCGCCGCCGGACATCGGCACCCCCCGGTTTCGCCGCCGATGCGCGGTCGACCCCCGCGTCACGAGCGTGACCGGCAACGTCACCGGGCCCGGCGAGCCGGCGACCCCAGCGCTTCCCGCTTCCGGGCCGGGCCGGGCGATCAACCCCAGCAGATGACGTACGCCCACCGCCCCCATCAACCGCAGCGGCGACGCCACCGTCGTCAGGCCGGGAGTCACGATCCCGGCCGCCGGTACGTTGCCGAAGCCGGTCACGCTGATCTCCTGCGGCACCAGGATGCCCCGGGCGGTGAGGGCCCGGATCAGGCCGATCGCGATCTGGTCGTCGTACGCGATCACCGCGGTGGTGGGTCGTTGCAGCAGCTCGCCGGCCGCGGCCAGGCCACCCGCGACGGTCGCGGGGAAGGGCCCGATACGGCGCGACTGGACGCCGTACTCGCAGCCGGCCTGGCGCAGCGCCCGCCGGTGCATCCCGTCGGCCCAGGCGTCGGCCGGCCCCGCCACATAGGTGACCAGGTCGTGACCGAGAGCGGCCAGATGCTCGACCACCCGGCGCATCCCGTCCGGGATGTCCGGCACCACGCAGGGCAGACCGGACAGCATCCGGTCGAGCAGCACCACCGGGCGGCTCGCCGCGAGGGCGGACAGATCGTCGTCGGGAGTGTGCGGCGCCGCCAGCACCGCCCCGTCGACCGTGGACAGCGCCCGGTCGAGCGCCTCGGGCCGGCCGGCCGCGTCGGCGACGACGGTGAGGTAGCCCGCCTCGCCCGCCGCCTCCTGGGCGCCGCGCAGCATCTCCGCGGTGGCCGGGTCGGTGACGTCCGTGACGATCAGCGCCAGCATCGAGGTGCGCCCGGTGGGCAACGCCCGGGCCAGCGGGTTCGTCCGGTAGCCGAGCTCGGCCGCCGCCGTCTCGATCCGGGCGACGGTCCCCCGCGACACCCGCCCGGGCCGGGTCAGCGCGCGCGACACCGTCGACGCGGCGACCCCGGCGGACCGGGCGACGTCGTAGATCGTGGGCGCCCGATTTCCGGCCATCGCGCTCAGGTTAACCGCGCCCGGCACCGCATCCGGCCCGTTCCCGCCAATTCGCCGGTCGGGCCGGTGTTGCTTCTCGCTGAGCACGCCGGCTGCCGGCCCGGGCCGGCGGGCTAGCGGCGCGCCCCGGCGATCCCCGCGCGCACCCGGGCCAGCTTGACGGCCTGCTGGAGCGTCGCGACGTCGTACGCGCCGTAGTGGCGGCGACCGTTGATGAAGAAGGTCGGTGTGCCCGAGACGCCGCTCAGGTCCGCCGAGTCGACGTCCTCGGTCACCCGCTCCTGGTGGCCGTGGGTCAGGAGTTCGTCGTGGAAGCGGTCGGTGTCGAGGCCGAGCTGGTCGGCGTAGCGCAGCAGGTCCATGACGCGCAGGTGGTCCTGGTGACCGAGGAGGAGGTCGTGCATCTCCCAGAACTTGCCCTGGGCCGCCGCGGCTTCGGCGGCTTCGGCGGCGAGCCGGGCCTGCGGGTGGACGTCGGCCAGCGGGAGGTGACGCCAGACATAGCGGAGGTCGGTGTCGGCGATCAGGTCGCGGACCGCGGGCTCGGCCTGGCCGCAGTAGGGGCATTGGAAGTCGCCGTACTCCACGACGGTGACCGAGGCCCCGGCCGGGCCGCGGCAGTGGTCACGGTCCGGATCCACCGGCGGGACGAGGTCGATGATGTCCTCGGTGTCGCCGAGCAGGGCGCGGGCCCGGCGGGGCACCGGGAGCATCCGGGTGGCGCGGAAGACGGCCCAGGTCAGCACGGCGGCACCGGCCGCCGCGGTGAGGACGCCGATCGTGACCTCGGCGAGTTCGGGGCCGGTGAAGGCGAGCGTCGCGATGAGCAGCGAGACGGTGAAGCCGATACCGGCGATGGTGCCGCTGCCCAGCACCGAGGCCCAGCCGACGGCGGGGCGGATGCGGCCGCCGCTGAGCCGGGCCAGCAGGGCCGACACCCCGACCACGGCGATCGGCTTGCCGAGCAGGTAGGCGGCGATCACGCCCCAGGTCACCGGGGCGGTGTACGCCCGCGCCAAGACCCCGCCGTCGATGGTGATCCCGGCGTTGGCCAGGCCGAACAGCGGCACGATGAGGTAACTGGACCAGGGGTGGAACCGGCGCTGCAGCCGGTCGTTGGGCGACAGCGTCTCGATCACGCCGATCGCGGCGGTGCGGGCGATCTCCGGGGTGGGCTGCTCGCGGAACAGCTTGAACAGCCCGCTGGCCTCCTCCAGCCGATCGCGGGCCGGGGTGTAGGCGACGGCGGTCAGACCCATGGCGAGCCCGGCCACCACCGGGTCGACGCCGCTGGCCAGCATCGCGGCCCACATGACCACGCCGACCAGGGTGTACACGCTGCTGCGCCGGATGCCGAGCAGCCGCAGCGAGACGAAGACCGCGAACGCGACCGCGGCGATGCTCAGCGGCACGACCTCGATGTCGTCGCTGTAGACCAGCGCGATCACCACGAGCGCCACCAGGTCGTCGACCACGAACACGGTGAGCAGGAAGATCCGGACCTGGTCGGGCACGCTGCGCCCGAGCAGCGCGACCAGGCCGAGGGCGAGTGCGGTGTCGGTGGACATGGCCACGCCCCAGCCGTGGGCGCCGGGGCTGCCCGCGGTGACCGCCAGATAGATCAGCACCGGGATCAGCATGCCGGTCAGCCCGGCGGCGGCCGGCAGCACGAACCGGCGGCGTTCGCGCAGGTCGCCCAGGTCGAACTCGCGGCGCGCCTCCAGCCCGACGACCAGGAAGAACAACGTCATCAGCCCGCTGTTCACCCAGGTGCGAAGTTCTTCGGAGATACCGTACGCACCCAGCCGCACCGCCAGCCGCGTGTGCCACACCGCGTCGTACGAGCCGGGGTCGACGTTCGCCCAGACCAGCGCCGCCACGATGGCACCCACGAGCACCCCGGCGCTGCCGGCCTCGGTCCGCAGGAAGGCCCGCAGAGGTGCACCGAGCTGACGGGTCCAGGGCGTACGCCCCTGCATGCCGGAAGTCATGCGCGCAGCAGGATCAGGCGTTCTCCCGGGTGACCGCGCCGGCGGGCTGCGGGTCGAAGGGGTGGCGCAGCCGGGCCATCGCCTCGTCGCTGTGGTCGGCCGCCGGGGCGACCGGCGGGGCGTCCTCGGCCGTGTTGTCGGCGCGGAACTGCGGGACGGGGAGTGTGTCGAGAACCATGTGGAGCGGCTCCTGGCAGTAGTCGGATCAGGGACGGGCCGGGATCTACCCAGACACAGCATGCGCCATGCCGGTTTGCTCACTCGAACGGGCTACCCGTCCGGGTCCGGCTGCTAAAAGTAACCATGCGGCTGCAATACGACATCATCCGGGTCATGATCGACCGCGGGCAGGAGGTGTGTGTCCGGCTGTTCGGGGACTTCGACGAATCTGCCCGCCACGACCTGCGGGAAGCCCTGTCCGTGGCAGCGAACGACAACATCGCCCCGCGGTTCGTGGTCGACCTGCAGGAGACCCGGTTCCTCGGTTCCGAGGCGATCGGCGCGCTGCTCAGCGGCTGTCTGCGCGCCCAGGAGGCGGGCAAGTGGGTGCAGATCGTCAACGCGCACGGCGTGGTCCGTACCGTCCTGCAGGTCACCGGGGTGCTGGAGCTGTTCGACGCGCCGCCGGGAACCTGCCGGGAGATCGCCTGATCAGTTTCCGGCCGGGGTGCCGAACGGACAGAGGTGAGCTGGGCCCCGCCACCGCGCACCCGCCGGCAGCTGGTCGCTGCCCTGCTGGTGCTGCTCGTGCCGGCCGCCGGCGGCGTGGTCACGGTGGTCGTCGGGTACGCGCTGACCCGCAGCGAGCAGCGCTACGCGGCCCAGGCGATGGACCGCTACACCGCCGACGTGAGCGCGGCCGTCACCACCGAGGTGGCCCGCTACGGCGACACACTCACCGACATGGCCCGGGCGGTGGCCGCGGAGAGCGCCCTGACCCGCACCGACTTCGAGGAGATCACCGAGGGCATCGACGCCGACCGGCTGCCCGGGGTGAGCGGGATCGCCTTCGTGGCCGAGGTCCCGACCGCCCGTACGGCGGCCACCCAGCGGTTGTGGCGCGCCCGCGGCGCCACCGGGCTGACCTTGACGCCCGAGGGGGTGAAGGCGCACGATCCCGGACTCGTCGAGCCCGACCCGGCGCTGGTGCGCGAACGGGCGATCAGCGTGGGCCAGCGGGTCTGGCGGCTCACCGTCCACCCGACCGCGAGCCTGGCGAACCGGGCCGACGAACGTATCCGGACGATCGCGCTGGACGCCTGCCTGGCCGTGACCGTCGCGCTGGCTGGTGACGCACGGCCACTCGGGCGAGTCGTTCGCGGTGATCTTCATCGACCTGGACGGCTTCGAACAGGTCAACGACCGGCTCGGGCACAGCGGCGGGGACGCCCTGCTGCGCGAGGTGGCCGGGCGGCTCAGCGGGTGCCTGCGCGCCGCCGACACGATCGCCCGGTTCGGCGGCGACGAGTTCACCGTTCTGACCGAGCGGCTGGGTGACCCGGCAGCCGCGCGGGTGGCGGCAGCGCGGGTGGTGGAAGCGATCGGCCGCCCGTACCTCCTGGAAGCCGGCGCCGCCCATGTCACGGCGAGTGTCGGGATTGCCGTGAACCGGCCGGGCACCGGCGCGGATGCCGTGCTGCGCGCCGGGGACCTGGCCATGTACACCGCGCAGAAGGCGGGCAAGGCCCGCTATGTGGTGTCCGGCTGAGCCTGCCATGATGGTCGCCATGACGGCGATCGACTCGACGGTGCCGCATCCGGCCCGCCGCTACAACTACTGGCTCGGCGGCAAGGACAACTTCGCGGCCGACCGCAAGTCCGGTGACGAGCTGGAGGCGGCGTTCCCCAATGTCCGCAAGGGAGCCCTGGCCAACCGTGCGCTGCTGCGCCGGGCCACCCGGTTCCTCGCGGCCGAGGCCGGCATCCGTCAGTTCCTCGACATCGGCACCGGCCTGCCGACCGCGGACAACACCCACGAGGTGGCCCAGTCGATCGCCCCGGAGAGCCGGATCGTCTACGTCGACAACGACCCGCTGGTGATGGTGCACGCCCGCGCCCTGCTCACGACCAGCCCCGAGGGGCGCACCGCGTACATCGAGAAGGACCTGCGCGACCCGGCGGAGATCCTCGCCGACCCGACGCTGCGCGAGACGCTCGACCTCGGCCGGCCGGTCGCGCTGATGCTGATCGCGGTGCTCCACTTCGTCCACGGCCACGGCGCCGCCAAGCCGATCGTGCAGCGGCTGATGGCGGAGCTGCCGAGCGGCAGCTACCTGGTAGTCACCCACGCGACCTCCGACTTCGGCACGCCCGAGCAGGCCGCGCTCTACCAGCGGATGGTCGAGCAGGGCCGCAGCGACGTGTGGACCCGCAGCCGGGCCGAGGTGGCCGACCTCTTCGAGGGGCTGGAGCTGCTCGAGCCCGGGGTCGTGCCGGCCAGCAAGTGGCACCCGGCGCCCGGCGACCCGGAATTCGCCGACAACGAGGTCAACGTGTGGACGGGCGTCGCGCGCAAGAATTGATCATGACCATCGCCATCCTGCCGATGACCGCCGCGCATGCCCAGGCGGTGCTGGACATCTATGCCGCCGGGATCGCCACGGGCAACGCCACGTTCGAGACCGCCGTGCCGCAGTGGGCCGTCTTCGACCGCGGCAAGCTGCCCGCACACCGGTTCGTGGCGGTCGAGGCCGGCACCGTCGTCGGCTGGGTGGCCTGCTCACCGGTGTCGGCCCGGGCGGCGTACGCCGGGGTGGTGGAACACTCGGTCTACGTGGACCCGGCGGCCGGCGGGCGCGGCGTGGGCCGCCGGCTGATCGAGGAGCTGGTCACCTCGACCGAGGCAGCCGGCATCTGGACGATCCAGTCCGGCGTCTTCCCGGAGAACACCGCCAGCCTCGCCCTGCACGACCGCTGCGGCTTCCGGCGCATCGGCGTCCGCGAGCGCATCGGCCGCCGCGACGGCGTCTGGCGCGACGTGATCCTGCTGGAACGCCGCAGCCCGGCGATCGGCTGACGGCCGGGACCCCCTTCACCGCCCTCGCGCCGCCGGGGGCGCCGCCGGGGCGCCCTCGCTACCGCTCCGCTAGTGCGCCGAACACAAACGTTCGCCGGGTTGGCTAGGCGGCCTTGGCTGCAGGGTGGCCCAGCGGTGTTGGCGTTCGCTGCGCACGCGGGCGCGTTCGCGCCTTGAGCGGCCAGGACGTCGGGGTGGCGGGCGTTGACGTTACGCCAGCACAGGTATCGGTGCAGGTGGCGACCGAGCGCCATGTGGTTCTGGTGGTCGGACCCGGCGATCACGAAGGTGCGCAGCGGCCCGACGTGTGCCTCGATCGGGTCAGCCCAGGAGGCGTAGGCCGGGGTGAAACAGAGCTCGACTTTTTGCGGGTCGCCCACTGCCTGATCGCGGTGCCCTCGTGCGCGGAAAGGTTGTCGAGGATGACGTGGATCGGGGCGCCGTCCGGCCGTTCCGCACGAATCGACGCGAAGACCCGCTGCGGGAAGTTCTGCGTGACGTGCTCGATCCGGCGAGTTCGACCTCGCGCTGCGGGTCGTTGGATTCCTTCCAGGTCTTGGTCCGCTGGAAGGTGATCTCGTGTAGGCGCAGGAGCTCCCGCAGCCGTTCACGGCCCACCAGCACGGTCCGCTCGCCGCTACCGATGAGGTAGTCGATGGGTTTGCGGATGCTCCTATGGGTGAACGGTTGCGGGACTGATCTGGCGGGGACGGCCACCCGCCCATTGAGGGTCCAGGCTGCGTCGGGGTGAGGTCGGGTCCGGAGTTCGGCCGGGTGTGCGACGTGGCGTGCGGCCGGGCGGATGCTGGGCGGGCCGCAGCCCGGCGATCCTCTGCGAACCAGGCGCCGAGCCCCGGTCAGCAGCGCAGCGCGTCGATGATCGCGGCGGGCCTGGTGTGATTGGCCGGGTCGGGGCTGACCTCGACGAAGCGGACCACGCCGGAGCGGTCGGCGACCACGACCGCCGGGTAGGGCAGCGTCGAGCGCCCGGTGCCCAGCGCCCCGCTCTCGGCCGGGCTGCTGTAGCCGATGTTGAACGCATCGATCAGCGCGTGCCGCGGGTCGGCGGCCACCAGCATGGTCAGCCGGGCCCGATGCTTCAGCTCGGCGAGGCGTTCCGGCCGCTGCGGGCTCACCGCGACCAGGTGCGCATCCACCCCTGCCAGCCCCTTCTCGTACGTCCGGAGCGCCGCCTCGGCCCCGGCCGCACCGGCGTGCGCGAAGAACATGAGCACGAGCGGTCCGGTGTCGAGCAGCCGGTGCAGGAAGATCGGGCCCAGATCGGCCTCGATGAGCGGCAGGTCCGGGATCCGGGCGCCCGGGGAGATCATCCGGCTCCAGACGGCATCCCGCTCCATCTGGTGGCGGAACGCGGCGTCCTGGTGGCGGGACGCGGCGTCAGTGGCACGACTCTGGCGGGCCGAGGTCACGGTCATGCCGGACAGAGTACTCTCCTATTCCCTATAGTAGCGATAGGGTTAATATGCTTAACCGGACGTTGGCCCGCTGATCACCAACGGTCAAAGCGGTCGTCGCCCGGCCATGTCAGAGTGGCCGCTCAAGCTCCCGCCCGCCGGCCCACCCCCGCTCAGGCCAACGGCTGGCGATCCCCAGGGCTCACGCCGCCAGCTGCTGATCCACCCAGCGGCGCAGCACCGGCGCCGGGGCCGCACCCGCCTGCCGGGCCACCACCTCGCCATCCTTGAGCAGCAACAACGTCGGCACCGCCTGCACCGCGAAGCGCCGCGACAGCCGTGGCGCGGTGTCCACGTTGACCTTGACCAGCTTCACCCCGCCCGCCAGCTCCCGCGCCACCTGTTCGAGCGCCGGCCCGACCATCCGGCACGGCTCGCACCACGGCGCCCACAGGTCCACCAGCACCGGGGTCGACGAGTGTTCGGCCACCTCAGCGAAGGTGTCGTCGCCCGCGTCGACGATCCACGGCAGGGCGGCCTTGCACGTGGCACACACCGGCCTGCCGGCGCTCGCCGCCCGAATTCTGTTGCGTTGCCCACACTGCTGACACGTCACGATCTCCACGGGTCCAGTGTCCGTCAGCCCGGGCCGTACGCGGTGAGCCCGTACCAGGCGACGTACTCCTCGGCACCGCCCTCGGCCAGCGCGGCCCGGGCGTGCCAGACCGCCGTGGGCAACGTCTCACCCCGCGCAAGCCGTTGATGCAGCACGGTCATCGCGCCCGCCGACGCACCGTCCGGGATCGGCACGTCCGCGGCGGCCACCCCGACACTGCCGTGCGACATCATCGCGCTGGCGAAACCGAGCACCTCGTTGCCACCGTACGGCTGCTGAGCGCCGGAATGACACGAGGCCAGCACCATCCGCCGGGGTGCCACCCCGTGCGCGAGCAGTTCGTACAGGGTCAGCGGTCCGTCGGTGAGCTGGAGCGCCGAGAACAACGGGCTGTCCGAGCGGAACCGGCCATGACACGCGAAATGGGCCAGCCCGGCCCGCTTGACCAGCGCGATCGTCGCGTCGGCGGTGCTCTCCGGCGGCACCAGCACCCGGGCGCCGTCGTACTCCGCCGCCACCGCCTTGACCTCGGCACCCGCCCCGTCGAGATCCGGGCCCGCCACCACCGCCACCGCCGGGTCCCCCGGCGCCGGCCGGGCCCGCCGGGCGTGCGCCCACAACCCGCCCGAGGGCGCCACCGACACCGGTGCCGGGTGCAGGGCCGACCACGGTACGCCGAGCAGCTGCGTCGACGGCACCACGACCAGCGGGACCCCCGGTGGCACCCGCAGCGGCTCGACCAGCAACCGCGCCAGTGCATCGATCGCCTGCTGGGTGGCCGTGCGCGCCGCCGCCGCGAACCGGGTGCCGGTCAGCAGCCGGCGCAGCCCGAACTCGGCCGCCGCCAGCTCGGCCCGCAGGGCCGTGACCGCCCCCAGCTCCACCACCCGGGTCCGGCGCGGCTCGACGACCACGGCCAGCGCCCGGTCCCCGATCACCGCGTACTCGGCCAGCCACCGCCCGGCCAGCTCCCGCCGCAGCTCGGGCAGCGCCGCCGGGGCCGCGGCCTCGCCGCCGGTCCCCTCGTCACCCGACCACGACCGGCGGCGGATGCGGGTCTCCAGCGCGCTCTGCCGGGCCAGCAACGCGGCGGGTTCCTCACCCCGGGCCAGCCGCGCGTCCCGCAGCTCCTGCTCCACGTTGCGCAGCGCCACCACGTCCTCGTCGACGCCGGTCGCCGGCGGGTGCACCCGCAACAGCGCGGCCGCCCGGGTCCGCTCCAGCCACTCGAAGATCCGCGCGGCGCTCGCCCTTCCCGCGGCGGGCGCGCTCGTCGCCCGTACGCCGGAAGCCAATCTTGACTCGTCGGGCGCCGTCCTCTGCCCGGCCGCGCTCCCCGCCGAGGCGTCCTCCCCCGGGCCGGGCACGCTCGTCGTCCGTACCGCTGGCGCGTCGTTGTCGTCGGGCGCGGCGGTGGCGAGCGGACGGTCACGCAGCAGCGTGCGCAGGCCGACCTCGCCCAGCTCGGCACCGTGGCCGGAGGCCAGCACCCGCAGCTCGAGCGACGGCAGCGCGGCGCGGTGCCGGCTCAGGTCACGCAGCCCCCGCATGCACGCCCGCAGCACCTGGTCCGGATCCTGCGCCTCGGCGAGCAACGCCTGGGCCAGATGCCCGCGCAACCGCACCAGCAGCGACTGACCGCTCGCCAGCTCCCCCACCGCGACCAGCTCGCGCCGCGCCGCCGCCGGACGGTGCAGGGCCAGCGCCACCCGCCCGGCGGCCAGGCGCGCGTACGCGGCCTCCTCGCGCAGGCCGAGCCGTTGCAACGTCGCCGCCGCCCGGCGCAACCGCTGCAGCACCGCCGTCGAGTCACCCTCCAGCGCGGCACACGCCTCCGCCTCGGTCACCGCGGCCCGGGCCGCCCACGCCGGACGGCGCTGCCGCCGGAAATCGCGGACCGCGGCCTGCGCGTCGGCCACCGCCGTGGCCGGATCGCCCAGCTCCAGCGCCAGCCGGGCACAGCGCAACCGGGCCTCCGCGGCCATCAGCTTGGCGCCGTGCCGGTCGAACTCCGCCCAGGCCGACCGGGCAGCCGCCATCGCCTCGTCGAGCAGACGCAGGTCACGCAGCACATCGGCGTACTCGACGTGATGCTCGCCCAGCGGCAGCCCGGCCTCGGCGTGCAGCCGCCCGGCCTCCTCGAAGCGGCGCACGCTCTCGGCGAGCCGGCCGGCGTGGTAGCTCGACCAGGCGTGGCTGTTCGCGACGATCGCCGTGTAGCGGGCGCCCAGGTCCCGGGCCAGGGCGGCGGCCCGGGTGAGATAACCCAGCGCCTCGTCCGGCCGGCCCCGCAGCGTGTGCACATTGGCCAGGTTGTTGGCCGCCTTGACCCAGACC includes:
- a CDS encoding CHAT domain-containing tetratricopeptide repeat protein, yielding MAASLIPADLRDRADAAYKRVVLDPVRYAAEAQELVAHATATGDTEALVAGLRAVAYVRHVKLDNVGAGRLLDRAVRLAEGAGLARRLAGVLVTRSLALQELGRYDAAARDLRRAGSLADAAERPEIRFQLAVLDHNRGRLDDAATAYTGVLDDPAAPPVVWVKAANNLANVHTLRGRPDEALGYLTRAAALARDLGARYTAIVANSHAWSSYHAGRLAESVRRFEEAGRLHAEAGLPLGEHHVEYADVLRDLRLLDEAMAAARSAWAEFDRHGAKLMAAEARLRCARLALELGDPATAVADAQAAVRDFRRQRRPAWAARAAVTEAEACAALEGDSTAVLQRLRRAAATLQRLGLREEAAYARLAAGRVALALHRPAAARRELVAVGELASGQSLLVRLRGHLAQALLAEAQDPDQVLRACMRGLRDLSRHRAALPSLELRVLASGHGAELGEVGLRTLLRDRPLATAAPDDNDAPAVRTTSVPGPGEDASAGSAAGQRTAPDESRLASGVRATSAPAAGRASAARIFEWLERTRAAALLRVHPPATGVDEDVVALRNVEQELRDARLARGEEPAALLARQSALETRIRRRSWSGDEGTGGEAAAPAALPELRRELAGRWLAEYAVIGDRALAVVVEPRRTRVVELGAVTALRAELAAAEFGLRRLLTGTRFAAAARTATQQAIDALARLLVEPLRVPPGVPLVVVPSTQLLGVPWSALHPAPVSVAPSGGLWAHARRARPAPGDPAVAVVAGPDLDGAGAEVKAVAAEYDGARVLVPPESTADATIALVKRAGLAHFACHGRFRSDSPLFSALQLTDGPLTLYELLAHGVAPRRMVLASCHSGAQQPYGGNEVLGFASAMMSHGSVGVAAADVPIPDGASAGAMTVLHQRLARGETLPTAVWHARAALAEGGAEEYVAWYGLTAYGPG